Within the Acinetobacter radioresistens DSM 6976 = NBRC 102413 = CIP 103788 genome, the region TCTCTGCAAGCTTCTAGAACCCAGCAGAATATTTATACTGTAACCAACTATATTGTACAGAGCATTGGTTTTGCCTCTGAAATTATGTGCCGTTCCTACGAAGCAAATATTGAAATTAATAATGATATTAAACATACCTACCGTTTATTTTCTGCGATGCAGGATGTATCGATTCAAAAGGATAAACAGCGCAGTTCCTTGTTAGACTGGGAAAATGAGCTGATGTTTAAAGTATTTTCAGACAGTGCTAGCTTTAATCATCTGCTATTGTCCAAATCAGAATTTGGTCTCTGGTTTATTCATAAAGCAGCCTATGCTTTTTCTGGCACAGACCAGGTACAGATTATTATTGATCGCATATATGAGGTAGATAAACTTAATCTGGCGGTACTTAAGAGCCAGGATAAAGCCAATGCGATTGCCCTGATACAGCAGATTCGTGAAAAAAATCGTGAAATACAGCATCTGGTTGATCAGTTATTTCAGGTTTCCGAGTAGATCGGCTCGGGTAATGATTCTTTAACCCAGCTACTTAATCGTCGTTATTTAAATACGATTATTAACCGGGAAATTAATTTTTCCCGTAAAAATGGTTCGCCCTTAACTTTACTGGCAATTGATGCTGACCATTTTAAAGGCATTAATGACAAGTTTGGTCATGCAGCAGGGGATCTGGCCTTACAGTTTCTGGCTGAAGTTTTACTCGAATGTACCAAAGGCAGTGATTATGCTTTTCGTATAGGGGGTGAGGAGTTTTTGCTGTTATTGGTCGATAGCGACCTGAGCCGGGCTCAAAGCGTTGCTGAAAATATCCGTATGCGGATTGAAGAAACCGTTATACGGTCTACTATGGGTGTCAGCTTTAATTTTACAGTCAGTGTAGGCGCCGTATTATATGATGGGCATCCTGATTACCAACGCTTTTTAGATGCCGCAGATTCGGCTTTATATGCGGCTAAAAACAATGGTCGAAACAATGTATATATGGGATAAATAACGGCATTACCTATACAGCAAGAGATAAAAAAAGCCCTGCGTTTGCAAGGCTTTTTAATTTTAAGCTTAGTAACTTTCAGGCACAGCACTCAAGAATTCACGGCGAGCTTCTTTATCTGTTTTAAAGTCACCTATAAAAGAAACTGTGCGTGTAGTAGATTCCTGTTTACCTACGCCACGCATCATCATACACATATGTGCAGAGTCAATCATGACCGCAACACCTCGTGCTTGAGTCACTTCTGCTACTGCTTCAGCAATTTGTTGGGTCAAATTTTCCTGAATCTGTAAACGACGGGCAAACATTTCAGTAATGCGGGCGAATTTGGACAGACCCAAAACGTTACCTTCTGGCAAATAAGCAATATGTACACGGCCATAAAATGGCAGAAGATGGTGCTCACAGAGTGAATAAAATTCGATATTTTTAACCAGTACCATTTCACGGTTATCCGAAGGGAAAACCGCATTATTGGTCACTTCTTCCAGTGTCTTGCTATAACCTGACGTGAGGTATGAGAACGCTTTGGCAGCACGCATCGGCGTATCTTTAAGACCGGGACGATTCAGGTCTTCACCAACGGCGGTTAGGATATTTGCGTAGGATTGCTGCATAGACATAAGGCGTGTTCACTTACACTGGTTGAACAAGGGCGACATTGTAACAGAAAACTATCAAAAGTCTGAGAGTTAATAAGCATGCCAATTACTGTTTAAATTTCAGATTTTTTTCAGCACGCTTAAGTAGTACCAACACTGCGCCTGTACCGCCCTGATTTTCAGGTGCACTGACAAAGGCCAGTACATCACGGTGCTGACGCAACCAGCCATTTACATAGGTTTTAAGCACAGCTTCTGGACCTTTACCATGCACTATTTTGATGACATTCTGATTTTCATCTTTTGCCATCTGAATAATTTGCAAAACTGCTTCACGTGCTTCTTCTACCGTGCAGCCATGGAGGTCGACCGCTTCAAACCAGCGTAAATTTCCCGCTTTTAAGTCTTCAAATACCTTATGTTGCAAGGTCGCGATACGATAGCTCAGTTTAGACTGGCTTCCAACCGGATTTAATACAGCTTGGGTATCTGAGAGTTCAGCCAGCTCAACTTCACGCGGCCCCTCAGCAGCTGCACGTTTAGCCAAGATCTGGGCATTGGGTTTAAACTTTCGTGTTTTTTCCACCTGAGCAATATTACTACCCTGCAGAGGTTGTACACCCTGCAAGGCTTTTTTAAACAGATCCAAGTCTTCACCAGAGTCTTTGTCATCCCGGGCTGATTGAACTTCAGTCTGCTTCGCTTCAGGTGAAGACTGAGGAATAGAAATCTGCTTTCTAAACTGTTTCAGCAGGTTTTGCTGGTCTTTAGAAAGTGTAGAGTCTTTTTTACTCATAAGATAAGGTTTTAACTCTCTGTGGCTGACCGAACAGGGCCGTGAAAGCCTGATCAGGATATGGCTGCTTCATAAAACTCTCCCCAACCAGAAATGCATGAATATCATATTCCTGCATTAGCCTTACATCATCCGGACTGGCAATACCGCTTTCTGTGACTAACAGTCGAGCAGGGTCGAGTAGTTTCTTTAAACGTAATGATGTATTGAGGTCAACCTCAAAGGTTTTCAAGTTACGGTTATTTACGCCAAGCAAACAACGGTTTGAAAGCTGTAAAGCACGTTCCAGTTCATATTCATCATGTACTTCTACCAGTACATCCATTCCCTGTTCAAAAGCGGTTTGAGACATTTCTTCAAGTTGCTGGTTAGATAATGAAGCAACAATCAGTAAAATACAGTCAGCATGAAGAGCACGAGCTTCAATAACATTGTAGGGATCAATCAGAAAGTCTTTACGTAATGCGGGCAGGCCGCAGTGCGTGCGCGCAATTTGGATGTTTTCATCAGCACCCTGGAAAAAGTCGACATCAGTTAGTACTGAAAGGCAGGCTGCACCTGCTTGTTCATACTGCCGGGCGATTTCTGCAGGATTAAAATTTTCACGAATGATTCCTTTAGACGGAGAAGCTTTCTTGATCTCTGCAATTACACCAGGATACTTGCATGACAGTGCCTGCACAAAACTACGCACAGGTGTCGCGGCCTGTGCCAGTCCTTCTATATCTTTTAAACTGCGCTGTTTTAAACGCGCAGCCAGTTCTTCAGTTTTACGGTCAACAATTTTACCAAGAATTGTGTTTGCAATATCTACCATGACTGTTTATTCCTGACCGTTATACTTCGTACTGTTTCAAAGTTTTAGTAAATTCTGATAATACGCTCATTTTTTCAAGTGCCTGTCCACCATAAATAATGTCATGCGCTAAAGCGACACCCTGTTTATAACTTTGACTCAACCCAGAAACATACAGTCCGGCACCTGCATTTAGAGCAATCATCTGGGCAGCTTTTTCACCTACCGGCGTTTTCTTTTTGCCTAATGCGTTTTTAATTAACGCCAGACTTTCA harbors:
- the folE gene encoding GTP cyclohydrolase I FolE, with the protein product MQQSYANILTAVGEDLNRPGLKDTPMRAAKAFSYLTSGYSKTLEEVTNNAVFPSDNREMVLVKNIEFYSLCEHHLLPFYGRVHIAYLPEGNVLGLSKFARITEMFARRLQIQENLTQQIAEAVAEVTQARGVAVMIDSAHMCMMMRGVGKQESTTRTVSFIGDFKTDKEARREFLSAVPESY
- a CDS encoding Smr/MutS family protein, which encodes MSKKDSTLSKDQQNLLKQFRKQISIPQSSPEAKQTEVQSARDDKDSGEDLDLFKKALQGVQPLQGSNIAQVEKTRKFKPNAQILAKRAAAEGPREVELAELSDTQAVLNPVGSQSKLSYRIATLQHKVFEDLKAGNLRWFEAVDLHGCTVEEAREAVLQIIQMAKDENQNVIKIVHGKGPEAVLKTYVNGWLRQHRDVLAFVSAPENQGGTGAVLVLLKRAEKNLKFKQ
- the trpC gene encoding indole-3-glycerol phosphate synthase TrpC, giving the protein MVDIANTILGKIVDRKTEELAARLKQRSLKDIEGLAQAATPVRSFVQALSCKYPGVIAEIKKASPSKGIIRENFNPAEIARQYEQAGAACLSVLTDVDFFQGADENIQIARTHCGLPALRKDFLIDPYNVIEARALHADCILLIVASLSNQQLEEMSQTAFEQGMDVLVEVHDEYELERALQLSNRCLLGVNNRNLKTFEVDLNTSLRLKKLLDPARLLVTESGIASPDDVRLMQEYDIHAFLVGESFMKQPYPDQAFTALFGQPQRVKTLSYE